In Triticum urartu cultivar G1812 chromosome 6, Tu2.1, whole genome shotgun sequence, the following proteins share a genomic window:
- the LOC125512724 gene encoding uncharacterized protein LOC125512724: MCSMLCRYQTIIKQGQAVGIHVDLRFIAPGYDVRAIMADASENCGKDIMKEFSKHITGQLWRAEAMMLLNAIFAGVIVGIGAFGHRYRHYGFTRYLLLGQPPCSYPSYLMSSPHMAPRVMRLISLPNVNW; encoded by the exons ATGTGCTCCATGCTCTGCAGATATCAAACAATAATCAAACAAGGCCAGGCGGTCGGTATCCACGTCGATCTCCGCTTCATCGCCCCTGGCTACGACGTACGAG CGATCATGGCGGATGCTTCTGAGAACTGCGGCAAGGACATCATGAAAGAGTTCTCCAAGCACATAACAGGGCAGCTGTGGCGAGCGGAGGCGATGATGCTCCTCAACGCCATCTTCGCAGGAGTCATAGTTGGAATAGGCGCCTTTGGCCATCGTTATCGCCACTATGGCTTCACCCGCTATCTCTTGCTGGGGCAACCACCTTGTTCCTACCCATCATATCTTATGTCCTCTCCACACATGGCTCCACGGGTGATGCGTTTGATATCGTTACCGAACGTGAATTGGTAG